From the genome of Populus trichocarpa isolate Nisqually-1 chromosome 15, P.trichocarpa_v4.1, whole genome shotgun sequence, one region includes:
- the LOC7474042 gene encoding transmembrane ascorbate ferrireductase 1: MALEFRALPLTFLAHALAIAGAVMVLVWVLYYRGGMAWEAANKNLIFNLHPFLMLFGLIIIGGEAIMSYKSLPLKKEVKKLIHLVLHAIAIILGCVGIAAAFKNHNESNIANLYSLHSWLGITIISLYGIQWIYGFLVFFYPKGSPTLRSECLPWHVLFGIFVYILAVGNAALGFLEKLTFLESSGIAKYGSEALLVNFTAVVTVLYGAFVILSVLGQAPVEDDDSYSAI, translated from the exons ATGGCTTTGGAGTTTAGAGCACTGCCACTAACGTTTTTAGCACACGCGCTTGCAATTGCGGGTGCTGTTATGGTCTTGGTATGGGTTTTATACTATAGAGGTGGCATGGCATGGGAAGCTGCCAACAAGAATCTCATCTTCAAT CTTCATCCTTTTCTGATGCTATTTGGCTTAATTATCATAGGAGGTGAAG ccATCATGAGTTACAAATCTCTTCCTTTGAAGAaagaagtgaagaaattgatcCATCTTGTTCTCCATGCAATTGCAATAATTCTTGGTTGTGTTGGCATTGCGGCTGCATTCAAGAATCATAACGAGAGCAACATTGCCAACCTCTATAGCTTGCATTCATGGCTTGGCATAACCATCATTTCCCTTTATGGTATTCAG TGGATTTATGGGTTCCTTGTATTCTTTTACCCTAAAGGGTCACCAACACTAAGGAGTGAGTGCCTCCCTTGGCATGTGCTATTTGGCATCTTTGTGTATATTCTGGCTGTTGGCAATGCTGCCTTAGGGTTCTTGGAGAAGCTTACATTCCTTGAAAGCTCTGGAATTGCTAAGTATGGTTCTGAGGCCTTGCTTGTCAACTTCACTGCTGTGGTTACAGTATTATATGGTGCCTTCGTTATATTATCAGTTCTTGGCCAGGCTCCTGTAGAAGATGACGACAGCTATTCTGCCATATAA